A single Salmo trutta chromosome 14, fSalTru1.1, whole genome shotgun sequence DNA region contains:
- the LOC115147645 gene encoding CMRF35-like molecule 3 isoform X4 has translation MKILHIVSCCLLSALCVVESAVTNVEEVVGGQVTVGCSFTLAGNNNKYFCKGTCSGEDILVETNGSKNVTQDRYSIEDKGNVFYATIKDLRKSDSGTYWCGVDRTIKDTFQEVRLIVTDAPPIQPDITRTSPRTPVIVSRTTVVITTEKAVSGKSLTTATPTEAMTTDSAAESANSKRTAFQPICSTTTNQNIDTACDITTSTISCPDDIYSNIGQSAEVPDTVSYATVNFPRDPACLHYDTVNFPRDPACLQYDNVNFTRDPACLHYAPVNFTRDPACLHYAPVNFPRDPACLHYDTVNFTRDPA, from the exons ATGAAGATACTCCATATTGTCTCCTGCTGTCTTCTCTCAG CTCTGTGTGTTGTGGAGTCAGCTGTCACTAATGTGGAGGAAGTGGTAGGAGGACAAGTCACTGTGGGCTGCTCATTCACATTGGCAGGGAACAACAACAAATACTTCTGCAAGGGGACATGTTCTGGTGAAGACATTCTGGTTGAAACTAATGGGAGTAAGAATGTAACTCAAGATAGATACAGTATAGAAGACAAGGGAAATGTATTCTATGCGACCATCAAGGACTTGAGGAAGTCAGACTCTGGGACCTACTGGTGTGGAGTGGACAGAACTATAAAGGACACATTCCAAGAGGTGCGTCTCATAGTTACAGATG CTCCGCCAATTCAGCCTGACATCACTAGGACCAGTCCCCGCACCCCTGTCATAGTCAGCAGGACAACAGTAGTCATAACAACAG AGAAAGCGGTGAGCGGAAAATCATTAACAACAGCAACCCCAACAGAAGCAATGACAACCGATTCAGCCGCTG AATCTGCTAACTCCAAAAGGACTGCCTTCCAACCCATATGCTCcacaacaaccaatcagaacatagATACAGCCTGTGACATCACCACATCAACCATTTCTTGTCCAGATGACATCTACTCCAACATTGGTCAGTCTGCAGAGGTTCCAGACACTGTGAGCTATGctactgtcaacttccccagagatccagcctgtctccactatgatactgtcaacttccccagagatccagcctgtctccaatATGATAATGTCAACTtcaccagagatccagcctgtctacACTATGCTCCTGTCAACTtcaccagagatccagcctgtctccactatgctcctgtcaacttccccagagatccagcctgtctccactatgatACTGTCAACTtcaccagagatccagcctgA
- the LOC115147645 gene encoding transmembrane domain-containing protein TMIGD3-like isoform X3, with protein sequence MKILHIVSCCLLSALCVVESAVTNVEEVVGGQVTVGCSFTLAGNNNKYFCKGTCSGEDILVETNGSKNVTQDRYSIEDKGNVFYATIKDLRKSDSGTYWCGVDRTIKDTFQEVRLIVTDEKAVSGKSLTTATPTEAMTTDSAAGVLVYIGTGLGMVVCVLVLVLLIFIRQRNRTKITESANSKRTAFQPICSTTTNQNIDTACDITTSTISCPDDIYSNIGQSAEVPDTVSYATVNFPRDPACLHYDTVNFPRDPACLQYDNVNFTRDPACLHYAPVNFTRDPACLHYAPVNFPRDPACLHYDTVNFTRDPA encoded by the exons ATGAAGATACTCCATATTGTCTCCTGCTGTCTTCTCTCAG CTCTGTGTGTTGTGGAGTCAGCTGTCACTAATGTGGAGGAAGTGGTAGGAGGACAAGTCACTGTGGGCTGCTCATTCACATTGGCAGGGAACAACAACAAATACTTCTGCAAGGGGACATGTTCTGGTGAAGACATTCTGGTTGAAACTAATGGGAGTAAGAATGTAACTCAAGATAGATACAGTATAGAAGACAAGGGAAATGTATTCTATGCGACCATCAAGGACTTGAGGAAGTCAGACTCTGGGACCTACTGGTGTGGAGTGGACAGAACTATAAAGGACACATTCCAAGAGGTGCGTCTCATAGTTACAGATG AGAAAGCGGTGAGCGGAAAATCATTAACAACAGCAACCCCAACAGAAGCAATGACAACCGATTCAGCCGCTG gtgtgctggtgtatatcgggacaggtctggggatggtggtgtgtgtgttggtcctcGTTCTCCTCATATTCATCAGACAAAGGAACAGAACAAAAATAACTG AATCTGCTAACTCCAAAAGGACTGCCTTCCAACCCATATGCTCcacaacaaccaatcagaacatagATACAGCCTGTGACATCACCACATCAACCATTTCTTGTCCAGATGACATCTACTCCAACATTGGTCAGTCTGCAGAGGTTCCAGACACTGTGAGCTATGctactgtcaacttccccagagatccagcctgtctccactatgatactgtcaacttccccagagatccagcctgtctccaatATGATAATGTCAACTtcaccagagatccagcctgtctacACTATGCTCCTGTCAACTtcaccagagatccagcctgtctccactatgctcctgtcaacttccccagagatccagcctgtctccactatgatACTGTCAACTtcaccagagatccagcctgA
- the LOC115147645 gene encoding CMRF35-like molecule 5 isoform X1: protein MKILHIVSCCLLSALCVVESAVTNVEEVVGGQVTVGCSFTLAGNNNKYFCKGTCSGEDILVETNGSKNVTQDRYSIEDKGNVFYATIKDLRKSDSGTYWCGVDRTIKDTFQEVRLIVTDAPPIQPDITRTSPRTPVIVSRTTVVITTEKAVSGKSLTTATPTEAMTTDSAAGVLVYIGTGLGMVVCVLVLVLLIFIRQRNRTKITESANSKRTAFQPICSTTTNQNIDTACDITTSTISCPDDIYSNIGQSAEVPDTVSYATVNFPRDPACLHYDTVNFPRDPACLQYDNVNFTRDPACLHYAPVNFTRDPACLHYAPVNFPRDPACLHYDTVNFTRDPA, encoded by the exons ATGAAGATACTCCATATTGTCTCCTGCTGTCTTCTCTCAG CTCTGTGTGTTGTGGAGTCAGCTGTCACTAATGTGGAGGAAGTGGTAGGAGGACAAGTCACTGTGGGCTGCTCATTCACATTGGCAGGGAACAACAACAAATACTTCTGCAAGGGGACATGTTCTGGTGAAGACATTCTGGTTGAAACTAATGGGAGTAAGAATGTAACTCAAGATAGATACAGTATAGAAGACAAGGGAAATGTATTCTATGCGACCATCAAGGACTTGAGGAAGTCAGACTCTGGGACCTACTGGTGTGGAGTGGACAGAACTATAAAGGACACATTCCAAGAGGTGCGTCTCATAGTTACAGATG CTCCGCCAATTCAGCCTGACATCACTAGGACCAGTCCCCGCACCCCTGTCATAGTCAGCAGGACAACAGTAGTCATAACAACAG AGAAAGCGGTGAGCGGAAAATCATTAACAACAGCAACCCCAACAGAAGCAATGACAACCGATTCAGCCGCTG gtgtgctggtgtatatcgggacaggtctggggatggtggtgtgtgtgttggtcctcGTTCTCCTCATATTCATCAGACAAAGGAACAGAACAAAAATAACTG AATCTGCTAACTCCAAAAGGACTGCCTTCCAACCCATATGCTCcacaacaaccaatcagaacatagATACAGCCTGTGACATCACCACATCAACCATTTCTTGTCCAGATGACATCTACTCCAACATTGGTCAGTCTGCAGAGGTTCCAGACACTGTGAGCTATGctactgtcaacttccccagagatccagcctgtctccactatgatactgtcaacttccccagagatccagcctgtctccaatATGATAATGTCAACTtcaccagagatccagcctgtctacACTATGCTCCTGTCAACTtcaccagagatccagcctgtctccactatgctcctgtcaacttccccagagatccagcctgtctccactatgatACTGTCAACTtcaccagagatccagcctgA